The Bacteroidota bacterium genome contains the following window.
GCTCAGCGACTGATACTGTGCGGGTTGATATATACAAAAGTACCAATGCTGGTTTTTCATATAGCACCAATTCACTGCTGGTCTTCTATCAGCCAACAGATACCACCCAATCAAATTACTTCTGGGACTTTGGAGACTTATCAAACTCATCCCAGCGGAGTCCTTCGCACTTTTATAGTTCTTTTGGCAGCTATAAGGTAGTCCTCACTGTAACTAAGAATACACCCTGTGCTATCCAAACTTCAAAATCAATAGTTCTTACTGGATTGGAGACTACAAAAGCAGAGAATACCTTATCCATCTACCCCAACCCAACTTCTGGTCAAACCTATCTTAACTATTCAGGCTCAAGAGCAGGTAAACTTACCATAGAGGTGCACGACCAAGCAGGAAGGCTGGTAATTGTTCCTGTGGCAATGAATATAGACGTAGGTTTAAACAATATTGAAATACCCGCAATACCCTCATTGGCTAATGGTATATATTTTATTAAGGTTAGGCTTAATGGCAATGAATATAATTTTAGACTTTGCAAAATGAATGAGTAGAAAGGGAGATTTTGACATAAGCAACTAACCTTTACCATTCACCATTAACTTTGCACGCAAATTAAAAAACTATGTACGCAGAAATACAAACCGACAAAGGCA
Protein-coding sequences here:
- a CDS encoding PKD domain-containing protein → MEDNFWTNHKDIVGQYIPIIIVRLHCTKCKCQCKSTGDTTQIISAAKSNNYAVSITDKGKCSATDTVRVDIYKSTNAGFSYSTNSLLVFYQPTDTTQSNYFWDFGDLSNSSQRSPSHFYSSFGSYKVVLTVTKNTPCAIQTSKSIVLTGLETTKAENTLSIYPNPTSGQTYLNYSGSRAGKLTIEVHDQAGRLVIVPVAMNIDVGLNNIEIPAIPSLANGIYFIKVRLNGNEYNFRLCKMNE